One part of the Ornithodoros turicata isolate Travis chromosome 2, ASM3712646v1, whole genome shotgun sequence genome encodes these proteins:
- the LOC135383323 gene encoding neprilysin-1-like: MNEDQGNGDEARSSSKAAEEPEGNILISGCIVLTCLVTIVSLVSLLYYIEDSAGKIKRHATTRTCLTTDCYQMTQQLHFATTEVYPCADFLSHVCGTWAKSAGVDSTLASAVEDAFLAELEQKLRVYSADRKKQDITEMTAILYQSCLAMGDSHPSDKLKKVLENFRLKNWPNFDYTDSADFDVFAEILKADLMWNMNIVFKGERIYRFDIGKPRVSFLPIVLVCPYRGNNASLEQGYAAYVEEIFRIFGYQSAIGTHEVASLHLELCKLSRAHLENDYQYFESILNLTAAHGITRKKWMQHIKPLGKLTDKSILYTNLYFVSSALELLTQNSTTVQVMRYMGYMIANQFAATDSRVQAARDNHPFLILSPPRLKRTMPTPCMHEVTVHFLNAFNMFSLIASNPNRTTNEDIVRLIHTIMAATHERVRASTWMDEDSKARTLKKLKKATVVGPVAAMYAIALNVYERYENLHDLTDDYYDNLLKIKQNDATFQLSGRKRSSEHTLLRGKSSFARQVRWYRHVDC; the protein is encoded by the exons ATGAACGAAGACCAGGGCAATGGTGATGAAGCACGTTCGTCCAGCAAAGCGGCAGAGGAACCTGAGGGTAACATATTAATCTCCGGATGTATAGTGCTCACCTGCCTTGTGACAATTGTCTCCTTGGTGTCGCTGCTCTACTACATAGAAGATAGCGCTGGCAAGATCAAGAGGCACGCCACCACGAGGACATGCCTCACAACTGACTGCTACCAGATGACTCAGCAACTGCACTTCGCGACGACAGAGGTCTACCCGTGCGCAGACTTCCTGAGCCATGTGTGTGGTACATGGGCGAAATCTGCTGGAGTGGACTCCACCCTCGCATCGGCTGTTGAAGATGCCTTTCTCGCAGAGTTGGAGCAGAAGCTGAGAGTTTATAGCGCAGATAGGAAGAAACAGGATATCACGGAGATGACTGCTATATTGTACCAGTCCTGCTTGGCCATGGGAGATTCGCACCCGTCTGATAAGCTCAAGAAAGTCTTGGAAAATTTTCGTTTGAAAAACTGGCCGAATTTCGATTACACAGACTCCGCTGACTTCGATGTCTTCGCTGAGATACTGAAAGCGGACCTGATGTGGAACATGAACATAGTCTTTAAAGGGGAACGAATCTATCGCTTTGACATCGGTAAGCCCAGAGTCTCCTTCCTTCCTATAGTACTGGTATGCCCTTACCGCGGCAACAATGCGTCCCTGGAGCAAGGTTATGCAGCCTACGTTGAAGAGATTTTTCGTATATTTGGATATCAGAGCGCAATTGGGACACATGAGGTAGCATCCTTGCACCTGGAGCTCTGCAAGCTTAGCAGGGCGCATTTAGAGAACGATTATCAGTACTTCGAAAGCATACTGAACCTGACTGCCGCCCACGGCATCACAAGGAAGAAATGGATGCAGCACATTAAGCCGCTGGGTAAACTTACAGACAAGTCAATTCTGTACACTAACCTTTACTTCGTTTCGTCCGCACTGGAGCTGCTTACTCAGAATAGTACCACCGTGCAAGTTATGCGCTACATGGGTTACATGATCGCCAATCAATTTGCTGCCACCGATAGCAGAGTACAAGCGGCGCGTGATAACCATCCCTTCCTCATATTGTCGCCTCCTCGATTGAAGAGAACCATGCCGACACCGTGCATGCACGAGGTGACAGTTCACTTCCTCAATGCTTTCAACATGTTTTCTCTAATCGCCAGCAACCCGAACCGCACAACGAACGAAGATATTGTCCGCTTGATCCACACGATTATGGCTGCAACGCACGAGAGGGTCCGAGCCAGCACGTGGATGGACGAGGACTCCAAAGCGAGGACCTTGAAGAAACTAAAGAAGGCAACCGTGGTTGGCCCTGTCGCTGCCATGTACGCGATTGCCTTGAATGTGTACGAGCGGTACGAAAATCTGCATGACTTAACGGACGACTACTACGACAATCTCCTCAAGATAAAGCAAAACGACGCTACTTTCCAGCTTAGCGGCAGAAAACG GTCTTCTGAACACACCCTACTACGCGGAAAGTCTTCCTTTGCCCGTCAAGTACGGTGGTATCGGCACGTGGATTGCTAA